Proteins co-encoded in one Pseudomonas beijingensis genomic window:
- a CDS encoding c-type cytochrome: MPATTPSTWLNPAVILLLGTLLAGCGEEAKPPMPTVFTAMPSDAALAQVYDSSCKLCHANPSAGAPLTGDTNAWAPRIAQGAETLLDHAINGYNGMPPMGLCMHCSEEQFLALIAFMSGQHFQ; this comes from the coding sequence ATGCCGGCAACGACACCTTCCACCTGGCTCAACCCAGCCGTCATCCTCCTGCTTGGCACCTTGCTCGCCGGCTGCGGCGAAGAAGCCAAGCCGCCCATGCCCACGGTGTTCACGGCCATGCCCAGCGATGCGGCACTGGCCCAGGTCTATGACAGCAGCTGCAAGCTCTGCCACGCCAACCCCAGCGCCGGGGCACCGTTGACCGGCGACACGAACGCCTGGGCCCCGCGGATCGCCCAGGGCGCCGAGACCCTGCTGGACCATGCGATCAACGGCTACAACGGCATGCCGCCGATGGGCCTGTGCATGCACTGTTCCGAAGAGCAGTTCCTGGCCTTGATCGCCTTCATGTCCGGTCAACACTTCCAATAA
- a CDS encoding LysR family transcriptional regulator, translating into MFDWNDLRYFLELQRSGRLLTAARRLNTTHATVARHIEAIEKSLGTALFVQHAQGYELTPAGETLLKHAEAMENVALLAQEDITQSSAPLGKIRLGVTEGLGIMFLASRMDGLFQRYPGLEVELVAVPRFVSILNREAEISIHLERPAADLLVTRKLTDYSLALYASQVYLDRSPALRSREDLARHAWIGYVDDLLFSQELMFLNSFCRNPRVVFHSTSVIAQQQAARSGLGIAVLPCYMASGDPTLVPLLPDETIRRSYWISTRRELHKSVRLRVLWDYVVQLCEREQGLLLP; encoded by the coding sequence ATGTTCGACTGGAATGACCTGCGCTATTTCCTGGAACTGCAACGCAGTGGGCGTCTGTTGACGGCTGCACGACGGCTGAACACCACCCACGCCACGGTGGCCCGGCACATCGAGGCCATCGAGAAAAGCCTGGGCACCGCGTTGTTCGTCCAGCATGCCCAGGGTTATGAACTGACCCCTGCCGGCGAGACATTGCTCAAGCACGCCGAAGCCATGGAGAACGTGGCGTTGCTGGCCCAGGAGGACATCACCCAGTCCAGTGCGCCCTTGGGCAAGATCCGTTTGGGGGTGACCGAAGGTCTGGGCATCATGTTTCTGGCCAGTCGCATGGACGGGTTGTTCCAGCGTTATCCGGGGCTGGAGGTGGAACTGGTGGCGGTGCCGCGCTTTGTCAGCATCCTCAACCGTGAGGCGGAAATCAGCATCCACCTCGAACGCCCGGCGGCCGACCTGCTGGTGACGCGAAAACTCACCGACTACAGCCTGGCGCTGTACGCCAGCCAGGTCTACCTGGACCGCTCGCCAGCCTTGCGCAGCCGCGAAGACCTGGCCCGCCACGCCTGGATCGGTTATGTCGACGACCTGCTGTTCAGCCAGGAACTGATGTTCCTCAACAGCTTTTGCCGCAATCCCCGGGTGGTGTTCCACAGCACCAGCGTCATCGCTCAGCAGCAGGCCGCGCGCTCGGGCCTGGGGATCGCCGTGTTGCCGTGCTACATGGCCAGCGGGGACCCGACGCTGGTGCCGTTGCTGCCGGACGAAACCATCCGCCGCAGCTACTGGATCAGCACCCGCCGCGAACTGCACAAATCCGTACGCCTGCGGGTGTTGTGGGATTACGTGGTGCAGTTGTGCGAGCGCGAGCAGGGGTTATTACTCCCCTGA